Proteins from a genomic interval of Colletotrichum higginsianum IMI 349063 chromosome 6, whole genome shotgun sequence:
- a CDS encoding glycosyl hydrolase family 18: MPALVAVCSKGVAKAGKSVFKFQGKDYDVKLDKPLETKVDRGPSKPTSKAPDKPASCKGKRLEARVNLRNKDITRVITQGPARQEIVRRTCYGDTHGQACYHYKSVIDRDNKLSRLTCPGQKIGEALRPVVGSYNKQHNTDWSSGWLQQDNLVCQRDEYPPADIWRSRDDKAVWIRLLPQASNGGAGQLFGGCPEKQAEELIHEGFHTTENVGCRVVTITTRRVRAVEKVIELDFERMGGMPADYGIEENPCWPKTLNNNDPGFALLNNDDWYKGAGRAQQRGYRQYYSKAPTDMFTLDANGAAKVNIHKRGWTPPRKRKADEVKRRREVDPLDIVVSEGNATRQPTEEELLEDFGLVRCRDGSCEKEMHDLGYASLPVSGMKPTSPPETEASTTMAVAVAVAVALPTSLSGVLATAADIAKAAAAVITAAPE; this comes from the coding sequence ATGCCGGCCTTGGTTGCCGTCTGCTCCAAAGGTGTCGCCAAGGCGGGCAAGTCCGTTTTCAAGTTCCAGGGCAAAGACTACGACGTCAAACTCGACAAGCCGTTGGAGACCAAGGTCGATCGAGGACCGTCCAAGCCCACGAGCAAAGCACCCGATAAGCCCGCAAGCTGTAAGGGCAAGCGACTCGAGGCTCGCGTCAACCTCCGCAACAAGGACATCACACGCGTCATCACCCAGGGGCCTGCGAGGCAGGAAATTGTGCGGAGGACCTGCTACGGAGACACCCACGGCCAGGCCTGCTACCATTACAAGTCCGTCATCGATCGCGACAACAAGCTCAGCAGGCTCACGTGCCCGGGCCAAAAGATCGGGGAGGCGTTGCGTCCGGTCGTCGGCTCCTACAACAAGCAGCACAACACGGACTGGAGCAGCGGCTGGCTACAGCAGGACAATCTCGTTTGCCAACGCGACGAGTACCCCCCCGCCGACATCTGGCGCAGCCGCGACGACAAGGCGGTGTGGATCCGACTGCTGCCCCAAGCCAGCAACGGAGGCGCGGGACAGCTGTTCGGCGGGTGCCCGgagaagcaggccgaggagctcatCCACGAGGGCTTCCACACCACGGAGAACGTCGGGTGCCGCGTCGTTACCATCACCACGCGCCGCGTCCGGGCCGTGGAGAAGGTCATTGAGCTCGACTTTGAGCGCATGGGCGGCATGCCGGCCGACTACGGCATCGAGGAGAACCCGTGCTGGCCCAAGACActcaacaacaacgaccCCGGCTTCGCGCTGctcaacaacgacgactGGTACAAGGGCGCGGGCCGCGCGCAGCAGCGCGGGTACCGGCAGTATTACTCCAAAGCGCCGACGGACATGTTCACCCTGGACGCGAACGGGGCGGCCAAGGTGAACATCCACAAGCGCGGGTGGACGCCACCCCGGAAGCGCAAGGCGGACGAGGTCAAGAGGCGGCGGGAGGTGGACCCGCTGGACATTGTCGTCAGCGAGGGCAACGCCACGCGCCAgccgacggaggaggagctgctggaggaCTTTGGGCTGGTCCGGTGCAGGGACGGGTCCTGCGAGAAGGAGATGCACGACCTCGGGTACGCGTCTCTGCCGGTGTCGGGCATgaagccgacgtcgccgccggagacggaggcgtcgacgacgatggcggtggcggtggcggtggcggtggcccTGCCGACGTCCCTGTCCGGGGtgctggcgacggcggccgacaTTGCGAAGGCGGCTGCTGCGGTCATCACCGCGGCCCCGGAGTAG
- a CDS encoding Cytidine and deoxycytidylate deaminase zinc-binding region encodes MLIGICGGICSGKKTVAQYLVEHHGFKLLRLEDPSSPPPRNESPTYTAYSETPAYNEPPVSQPQSTPRSPAPEPAPSTAGHDDWDSQPQPPKKKGKKKKTAGLQCFVCKQEGHTKTECPLRAQDTTAVAVNGNGNGNSNGNVTRVDESPARDYTPPMIVGAYAMVTRPSRPPQPPHANNSFHAPAPGGQAPASSRQQQQQLTFSSADALVDFVTTRWQSRFVTTDVHNEAVLDTLSRRPFFMLISVDGPLTVRHARFRALHNPHCTLESFARASDNHLYDPDHGMQPLISRATVRLLNTSSSLAHLYATLGKLQLADPVRLRPSWDAYFMSLAELASLRSNCMKRRVGAVLVGREKRVISTGYNGTPRGLRNCSDGGCARCNSGNSSGVGLATCLCIHAEENALLEAGRERIREGAIIYCDTCPCLTCSIKICQVGIEEVVYAHGYSMDSETAAVFAQAGVKLRQYIPAPNGLIHLENLENLELY; translated from the exons ATGCTCATCGGAATCTGTGGCG GCATCTGCTCCGGCAAAAAGACCGTGGCTCAGTACTTGGTCGAGCACCACGGCTTCAAGCTGCTCCGTCTGGAGGACCCTTCGTCGCCTCCGCCACGGAACGAGTCTCCCACATATACCGCATACAGCGAGACTCCCGCGTACAACGAGCCACCGGTGTCGCAGCCGCAGTCGACGCCCAGGAGCCCGGCCCCGGAACCCGCGCCGTCCACCGCGGGTCACGACGATTGGGACTCCCAGCCCCAGCctcccaagaagaagggcaagaagaagaagacggcgggtCTCCAATGCTTCGTCTGCAAACAGGAGGGCCACACCAAGACCGAATGCCCCCTCCGCGCCCAGGACACGACCGCCGTCGCTgtcaacggcaacggcaacggcaacagcAATGGCAACGTCACCAGGGTTGACGAAAGCCCTGCGAGGGACTATACCCCGCCCATGATCGTCGGCGCCTACGCCATGGTCACGAGGCCTTCTCGACCCCCCCAGCCGCCACATGCCAACAACAGCTTCCACGCACCGGCCCCCGGCGGCCAGGCCCCTGCCTCGagccggcagcagcagcagcagctcaccttctcctccgccgacgccctcgtcgacttcgTCACGACCCGGTGGCAGTCCCGCTTCGTCACGACCGACGTGCACAacgaggccgtcctcgacacCCTCTCGCGCCGGCCCTTCTTCATGCTCATCTCGGTCGACGGGCCCCTGACGGTCCGCCACGCGCGCTTCCGCGCCCTGCACAACCCCCACTGCACCCTCGAGTCCTTCGCCCGCGCCTCGGACAACCACCTCTACGACCCGGACCACGGCATGCAGCCCCTCATCTCCCGCGCCACCGTCCGCCTGCTCAACACCTCGTCCTCCCTCGCCCACCTGTACGCCACCCTCGGCAagctccagctcgccgaccCCGTCCGCCTGCGGCCCAGCTGGGACGCCTACTTCATgtccctcgccgagctcgcctCCCTGCGCTCCAACTGCATGAAGcgccgcgtcggcgccgtcctcgtcggccgcgaGAAGCGCGTCATCTCCACCGGCTACAACGGCACGCCGCGCGGCCTGCGCAACTGCTCCGACGGCGGCTGCGCCCGCTGCAACTCGGGCAACTCGtccggcgtcggcctcgccaccTGCCTGTGCATCCACGCCGAGGAGAAcgccctgctcgaggccggccgcgAGCGCATCCGCGAGGGCGCCATCATCTACTGCGACACCTGCCCGTGCCTGACCTGCAGCATCAAGATCTGCCAGGTCGGcatcgaggaggtcgtcTATGCCCACGGCTACAGCATGGACtccgagaccgccgccgtcttcgcgcAGGCGGGGGTGAAGCTGAGGCAATACATTCCC GCCCCCAACGGATTGATCCACCTAGAGAATCTGGAAAACCTGGAGCTCTACTGA
- a CDS encoding multicopper oxidase yields the protein MLSISMSFSLGAALLASLTHANPVRSVESRQADCGSHGPGNRACWNGDFNLDSDFEILTPPQGKLRTFDFTLSNLSDIAPDGVHKPAMLINNQFPGPTIEADWGDFVQIHVHNQLQHNGTSFHWHGMHLRGHNEQDGANGVTECPIPPGQSRTYSFQLTQYGTSWYHSHFSAQYGNGVAGAIQINGPASADYDIDLGPYAISDWYYETADRLERQAELVSNGGPPPPSDNILFNGKNINPRGGGGGQYQKTRLTPGKKHRLRLINTSVDNTFTVSLVGHNFTVIATDLVPVNPVVKDSLFMTVGQRYDIIIEADKQTENYWFNATLGGGGLCGVSRNPHPAAVFFYDGAPDRLPVDQGTPPAGLGCADSTGFVPVLARTAPEAEFDVKKQILDIALGEHEINGNKVFRWTVNGSDMDVQWDKPTLEYVAEGNTSWPRRANIIEIPEADAWTWWIIENTSPVPHPIHLHGHDFLLLGTGAGSFAGAGVPLNFENPVRRDVAQLPGSGWMVIAFRTDNPGAWLMHCHIAWHVSMGLSVQFLERGDEIAGAMDLTSVATTCDAWREYYPTAQWPKHDSGL from the exons ATGCTGTCCATCTCGATGAGTTTTAGCCTCGGGGCTGCTCTCCTTGCTTCCCTCACTCACGCCAACCCGGTTCGTTCGGTCGAGTCGAGGCAGGCGGATTGCGGTTCTCACGGCCCCGGCAACAGAGCCTGCTGGAATGGAGACTTCAACTTGGACTCGGACTTTGAGATCCTCACGCCGCCCCAGGGGAAGCTGAGAACA TTCGACTTCACCCTCAGCAACCTGTCCGACATCGCGCCGGACGGCGTCCACAAGCCGGCCATGCTGATCAACAACCAGTTCCCCGGGCCGACCATCGAGGCCGACTGGGGCGACTTTGTGCAGATCCACGTGCACAACCAGCTCCAGCACAACGGCACCTCGTTCCACTGGCACGGCATGCATCTGCGCGGCCACAACGAACAAGACGGCGCCAACGGTGTCACGGAGTGCCCCATCCCCCCAGGACAGAGCAGGACGTATTCTTTCCAGCTTACACAGTATGGTACATCTTG GTATCACAGCCACTTCTCCGCGCAAtacggcaacggcgtcgcAGGCGCCATCCAGATCAACGGCCCGGCGTCTGCAGATTACGACATCGACCTCGGCCCGTACGCCATCAGCGACTGGTACTACGAGACGGCGGACCGGCTCGAGCGCCAGGCCGAGCTCGTGTCCAACGGcgggcccccgccgcccagcgACAACATTCTCTTCAACGGCAAGAACATCAAcccgcgcggcggcggcggcggccagtaCCAGAAGACCAGGCTGACGCCCGGCAAGAAGCACCGCCTGCGGCTCATCAACACCTCGGTCGACAACACCTTCACTGTGTCGCTGGTGGGCCACAACTTCACCGTCATCGCCACGGACCTCGTCCCCGTCAAccccgtcgtcaaggacagCCTCTTCATGACCGTCGGCCAGCGGtacgacatcatcatcgaggccgacaaGCAGACCGAGAACTACTGGTTCAACGCCACCctcggcgggggcggcctCTGCGGCGTGTCCAGGAACCCGCACCcggcggccgtcttcttctaCGACGGGGCCCCCGACAGGCTCCCCGTCGACCAGGGCACGCCCCCCGCCGGCCTGGGCTGCGCCGACTCGACGGGCTTCGTCCCGGTCCTCGCCAGGACCgcgcccgaggccgagttcgaCGTCAAGAAGCAGATTCTCGACATCGCGCTGGGCGAGCACGAGATCAACGGCAACAAGGTCTTCCGGTGGACGGTCAACGGCAGCGACATGGACGTGCAGTGGGACAAGCCGACGCTCGAGTacgtcgccgagggcaacACGTCGTGGCCGCGGCGCGCCAACATCATCGAGAtccccgaggccgacgcgTGGACGTGGTGGATCATCGAGAACACCAGCCCCGTGCCGCACCCCATCCACCTCCACGGCCACGACTTCCTGCTGCTCGGCACGGGCGCCGGGTCGTTCGCGGGGGCCGGGGTCCCGCTGAACTTTGAGAACCCCGTCCGCCGGGACGTCGCGCAGCTGCCGGGGTCCGGGTGGATGGTCATCGCGTTCCGGACGGACAACCCGGGCGCGTGGCTCATGCACTGCCACATCGCCTGGCACGTCAGCATGGGTCTCAGCGTGCAGTTCCTCGAGCGCGGGGACGAGATCGCGGGGGCGATGGACCTGACCTCCGTCGCGACCACCTGCGACGCCTGGAGGGAGTACTACCCGACGGCGCAGTGGCCGAAGCACGACTCCGGGTTGTGA
- a CDS encoding LysM domain-containing protein translates to MSPHIKSLTALAFLPLAFGFNLWPLVETEALAEILQIAPACVVALNSTVACDQDLFQRTINVDGLWWQEQDVTTLCGTGCLTSARDWHANVESSCAYDLMIQGDRLVEADTLSGRFLEGLELACTRSASNEWCFIEQQEWTGSDMVTPDCAANPADPFCTNPGNVSAENRRISSLYDNDLLCSECFLKLLYARVTSAFLPDVDYSDYLVGEFQDIQEVCQTTVGELATRVLPNYPHTTDADVTPIRTEVTSTETDAPAPTTTTSEPVPTKAPVPDTEEGCEAVGWQWVDVLVMEESTIAETELEFCNEVAEIYGVATGDLMYTTNTPGCAVLDGWSCVSPSCQLLRVSESSTCASIAESASNATHIVNAVQIATWNPHILGACDHLVKDHRPGGSWTGPPTSEIPDDSDGPVRGGPGTTPTLPIIDNPDTPPEPVQEGISSVCKRYVFADKGASCWKVSNDGGITQKRLFELNPVLGTNGENCDTMLWLNYYYCVGTESLGSPTTTVTRTTTSPATSPTASSTSAAPKPSPTQQGIVGNCNKWVQAVTGDYCWKLANDAGIDTALFYQWNTVLGSGGENCGTMIWPDYYYCIGVSSGSATTSSPSTTTTTTTSAGPAKPTATHAGIPANCSKFAEAPAQGASCWQLATDNGIELSRFYQLNPSLGTNGENCGTMIWPGYFYCVSVA, encoded by the exons ATGTCGCCTCACATCAAGTCTTTGACGGCTCTGGCATTCTTGCCCCTAGCTTTTGGCTTCAACCTCTGGCCCTTGGTTGAAACGGAAGCATTGGCAGAGATCCTACAGATTGCACCTGCTTGTGTTGTGGCATT AAATTCTACCGTTGCCTGCGATCAAGACCTCTTCCAGCGAACCATCAACGTTGACGGGCTCTGGTGGCAAGAGCAAGATGTCACGACGCTGTGCGGAACCGGCTGCCTCACCTCGGCACGCGATTGGCACGCCAATGTCGAAAGCAGCTGTGCCTACGACCTGATGATCCAAGGCGATCGTCTTGTCGAGGCGGACACTCTTTCCGGTCGTTTCCTCGAGGGTCTCGAACTCGCCTGCACTCGCTCGGCATCCAACGAATGGTGCTTCATCGAGCAGCAGGAGTGGACGGGGTCCGACATGGTCACACCAGACTGCGCCGCGAACCCGGCCGATCCGTTTTGCACGAACCCGGGGAACGTGAGCGCCGAGAACCGCCGTATATCGTCCCTCTACGACAACGACCTGCTGTGCTCCGAGTGCTTCCTCAAGCTCTTGTACGCCCGCGTCACGTCCGCGTTCCTCCCTGACGTCGACTACTCGGACTACCTGGTCGGGGAGTTCCAAGACATCCAGGAGGTCTGCCAGAccaccgtcggcgagctggccaCCAGGGTGCTGCCCAACTACCCCCATACGACGGACGCGGACGTCACTCCCATCAGGACAGAGGTCACGTCTACCGAGACGGAcgccccggcgccgacaacAACCACCTCGGAGCCCGTCCCGACCAAGGCCCCGGTGCCGGACACGGAAGAGGGCTGCGAAGCTGTGGGCTGGCAATGGGttgacgtcctcgtcatGGAAGAGTCCACCATTGCGGAGACGGAGCTTGAGTTCTGCAACGAGGTTGCCGAAATCTATGGCGTCGCGACGGGCGATTTGATGTATACGACAAACACCCCCGGGTGCGCTGTTTTGGACGGCTGGTCTTGCGTCTCCCCGTCTTGTCAGTTGCTCCGAGTCAGCGAGAGCTCTACCTG CGCATCGATTGCGGAATCCGCATCCAACGCAACCCACATCGTCAACGCGGTTCAGATAGCCACCTGGAACCCGCATATTCTCGGTGCTTGTGATCATCTGGTCAAAGATCA tcGCCCAGGTGGCTCCTGGACGGGCCCGCCTACCAGCGAGATCCCAGACGACAGCGATGGTCCTGTGCGCGGCGGTCCTGGTACCACACCCACGCTTCCCATCATTGACAACCCCGATACGCCACCGGAGCCGGTCCAAGAAGGCATCTCCTCGGTCTGCAAGCGCTACGTGTTTGCGGACAAGGGCGCTTCGTGCTGGAAAGTATCAAACGATGGCGGCATTACCCAAAAGAGACTATTCGAGCTGAACCCGGTCTTGGGCACCAACGGGGAGAACTGCGACACCATGCTCTGGCTcaactactactactgcgTCGGCACCGAGAGCCTGGGCTCGCCGACCACGACGGtgacaaggacgacgacgtcgcccgcAACCTCCCCAACGGCGTCTTCTACGAGCGCTGCTCCAAAGCCGTCTCCGACTCAGCAAGGCATCGTGGGCAACTGCAACAAGTGGGTGCAGGCCGTGACCGGCGATTACTGTTGGAAACTGGCCAAcgacgccggcatcgacacggcCCTGTTCTACCAGTGGAACACCGTCCTAGGATCCGGAGGCGAGAACTGCGGCACCATGATATGGCCGGACTACTACTACTGCATTGGCGTCTCTTCGGGCAGCGCCACCACTTCGTCGCCttctacgacgacgacgacgacgacgtccgccGGTCCCGCAAAACCGACTGCCACTCACGCAGGCATCCCGGCAAACTGCAGCAAGTTTGCCGAGGCGCCCGCGCAAGGCGCGTCTTGTTGGCAGTTGGCGACCGATAACGGCATCGAGCTGAGCCGGTTCTACCAGCTCAACCCCTCGCTTGGCACCAACGGGGAGAATTGCGGCACCATGATCTGGCCGGGTTATTTCTACTGTGTGAGCGTAGCATAG
- a CDS encoding glycosyl hydrolase family 18, which translates to MHFHSRLSALLGLFHLISPLLAAENSSYFNLNSAFGLLGSDLPAQLLDLPVGTCNAETPCVNGACCSGITGLCGYSPAECGAGNCTSNCNAKAECGQYGVPGRQTCPLGVCCSQFGFCGSVDDFCNVDKGCQSDFGGCGPVKRPSCSKTGNSVQGRSIGYYESWANTRPCGKVSPEDLNLDGLTHVNFAFVFFDPVKFSIVPMDKNAGSLLSRFTALKERKPGLQTWVSVGGWSFNDHDRGGKAEDKANFVLLSKEIKEAFGKRYGYSITLPASYWYLQHFDLKNLQPHVDWFNLMSYDLHGTWDAASKFVGPYVATHTNMTEIDLGLDLLWRAGVKPKNVVLGQGFYGRSFTLEDSKCNKPNGVCRFSGGAKEGPCSKASGILNLQEIMDIIKDKKLEPVHDEKSGTKWIHWDNDQWVSYDDGETLGQKAEFANSRCLGGLMVWALDQVAQDAASLLNPDDMDEEALLEAEVIYQDEAAKGVCYTTKCGEKCRNGDHEATQTNGQPGTLSTMDRCPKDEFRSVCCSKGSVMGTCRWRGYRGLAMSCMGGCAEGEVSITENSNSRTDKEDQSCTGGTQTYCCNGFKPPISKEQITETIKDEATDAAIAAAEALALEVAAKAFCRIAIMAATAPLRFIPFVGKSSSKVNILFC; encoded by the exons ATGCATTTCCACTCAAGGCTGTCCGCTCTTTTGGGGCTCTTCCATCTCATTTCTCCGCTGTTGGCTGCGGAGAACTCTTCATACTTTAATCTGAATTCTGCTTTCGGTCTACTTGGCTCTGATCTGCCtgcccagctcctcgaccttccTGTCGGTACCTGCAATGCCGAGACTCCTTGTGTCAATGGCGCTTGTTGCAGTGGT ATTACCGGCCTTTGCGGTTATTCTCCTGCAGAATGTGGTGCTGGCAACTGCACCTCCAACTGCAATGCCAAAGCCGAATGCGGCCAATATGGTGTCCCCGGAAGGCAGACCTGTCCGTTGGGTGTCTGTTGCTCGCAGTTTGG CTTCTGCGGCTCGGTCGATGACTTTTGCAACGTCGACAAGGGGTGCCAGAGTGATTTCGGAGGCTGCGGCCCAGTAAAGCGGCCTTCGTGCAGCAAGACTGGAAACAGCGTCCAAGGTCGGTCAATCGGCTACTATGAGTCCTGGGCCAACACTCGTCCCTGCGGCAAGGTGTCCCCCGAGGACTTGAACCTGGACGGACTGACACATGTCAACTTTGCtttcgtcttcttcgacCCGGTCAAGTTCAGTATCGTCCCCATGGATAAGAACGCTGGATCACTCCTGAGTCGGTTTACAGCGCTCAAGGAGAGGAAGCCCGGCCTTCAAACCTGGGTCAGTGTCGGCGGGTGGTCGTTCAACGACC ACGATCGTGGCGGAAAAGCCGAGGACAAAGCCAACTTTGTTCTTCTTTCCAAGGAAATCAAGGAAGCCTTCGGCAAGCGATACGGCTACTCCATCACGCTTCCAGCATCTTACTGGTATCTTCAACATTTCGATCTGAAGAATCTCCAGCCACACGTCGACTGGTTCAACTTGATGTCCTATGACCTGCACGGAACATGGGACGCTGCTTCAAAGTTCGTCGGCCCATACGTCGCCACGCACACCAACATGACAGAAATTGATCTCGGTCTTGATCTCTTATGGCGCGCTGGGGTCAAGCCTAAGAATGTTGTCTTGGGCCAAGGAT TCTACGGTCGTTCTTTTACCCTTGAAGATTCCAAGTGCAACAAGCCCAATGGAGTCTGTCGATTCAGTGGTGGCGCAAAAGAGGGCCCTTGTTCCAAAGCCTCGGGTATCCTGAATCTCCAGGAGATCATGGATATcatcaaggacaagaagctcgagcCCGTCCACGACGAGAAGTCAGGCACCAAGTGGATTCACTGGGACAATGACCAATGGGTTTCGTacgatgacggcgagacATTGGGTCAGAAGGCCGAGTTCGCCAACTCGCGATGTCTGGGTGGCCTCATGGTCTGGGCCCTGGACCAAGTCGCCCAGGATGCCGCCAGTCTCCTGAACCCTGACGACATGGATGAAGAGGCTCTGCTCGAGGCTGAGGTCATCTACCAGGACGAAGCGGCCAAGGGCGTCTGTTACACTACCAAATGCGGCGAAAAGTGCCGAAACGGTGACCACGAGGCCACCCAGACCAACGGTCAACCCGGGACGTTGTCAACCATGGACCGCTGTCCCAAAGACGAGTTCCGGAGCGTCTGCTGCAGCAAGGGCTCCGTCATGGGCACCTGCCGGTGGAGAGGATACCGTGGGCTGGCCATGTCTTGCATGGGCGGCTGtgcggagggggaggtgtCCATCACAGAAAACAGCAACAGCCGGACGGACAAGGAGGATCAGAGCTGCACGGGCGGCACGCAGACCTACTGCTGCAACGGGTTCAAGCCTCCAATCTCCAAGGAGCAAATCACCGAGACCATCAAGGACGAGGCGACCGACGCGGCGATTGCGGCAGCGGAAGCGTTGGCGCTGGAGGTTGCGGCGAAGGCTTTCTGCCGCATCGCCATCATGGCAGCGACTGCGCCACTGCGGTTCATCCCTTTTGTCGGCAAGTCAAGCTCAAAAGTAAACATTCTCTTTTGTTGA